GATggtcttccattcatccccctctcggatacaGATGAGGGGGTAGGCGTTTCGGAAGTCCAATTTGGTGAAAATCTGAGcttcgcagaggggttcaaaggaCGGGTCAATCAGGGGTAGCGGTGACTTGTTTTTATGGTTATGTCGTTGAGTCCTTGGTAGTCTATGGAGGGgtggagagtggtgtctttttttctccatgaaGAAAAACCCGGTCCCGACCGGAGACGAGGAGGGGCGTATGAGTTCAGCAGCCAGGGAGTCTCTGATGTAATTCTCCATAGCTTTTTTTCTCCAGACAGGAGAGATTGACCAGTCGGCTGCTGGGAAGTTATCGGCAAGGGATCAATGGCACAGTCGTATGGGtggtggagggggtgggggtgggagggggggagggtAGAGAGATTGCCAAGTCCTTGCTGAATACTGGGGAGAGGTCATGATACTCTTCGGGAATTTGTGAGAGGTCCAATGGGGTAACAGAGGGTGGTGGGTCTTCTGAGGGTGGCATAGCAGAGAGCAGACAATGAATGGCAATGAGGACTCCATCCAGTGATGGATTAATGATTCCAGTCTATGGCAGGGTTGAGAAGTTGGAGCCAAGACCTAAGAGGGTCTCCAAGACCTAAGagggtctcaggggaaggaaCGCCAAAGAGTGAAATGTTCTCACGGTGATTCCCGGAAATTAGGAGCGTGATAGGCATTGTTTGGTCGGTGACAGGCGAAATGATTctgccatccagggctgtgacttttttcgGGGAcagaagtggttggagagggatttggagctggtgaattatcttcatgaataaaattgtcGTTGGCACCGGAATCGATAAGGGAAGTAATGGAGGTGTTATGAGcagaaactataatgcaagcgggaacggtcatgcgggagggagagctagagggaatggaggtttggctcaccacgacgcTCTCTGATCGCGGTGAGCCTAGTAATGTCGGAAGGTGCAAGAGGAAATAAAATGACCATATTGACCGTAGTAAATGCACAGCCGCCGGATGACACGACGCTGACGTTCCTGTGGATCTAAACGTGTTTCACCAATTTGCATGGGTTCATCGGGTGCTACGGGGAGTGACGAaagtgcaggaggcgggggaaaaGCTGACAGCGAGTGGGAGGGTTTTTGCGCGAACGGACCCCCCTCTCTTGTGCTCTCTCttgcagtctgttatccagatgGCTGGAAAGGGCGATGAAATCCTCGAGACCCGCAATCACGCACAAATATAAGGAACTCAATGGAGTATTCTCCTACAGATTTAGTGCTCTGAAtgattgttcggtgggataactgtatggttgaaggttgaaaactaGGGTGCAGTTGAGAAGGAATTGGTTACAAGCGCCAAAATCCCCGGAGTAGGGTTCGGGTAGAGGTACACGAGGTTCTTTGTGAGGGAAGCGGGGTGGCTCGGAGACTACGGACTCTGCAGAAGTACTTACAAGAGGAAGTTCAGATTGCATCTTTGAGGAAAGGATGGATACTTGTTGCGTGAGGGAGTGTAAGGATTCCATGATTTCTTGGAGAGTCTTTTCTTGTCTTCCTATGTAGATGCCTTGGATGGTGAGTGCGTTCTTAAGCGCCTCcagggttgctgggtccataatggccaaagtattctgtcacgtatggagaggagctggacccaataGCAGGCGGATGCAGATAGattatgatgaacagtttattaggAACGTCActcatggtgtagtggtacgcctgactttgatgcgggcagcgtgggttcagttcccattcagtgacggtatgaatgtgagtgcgaatggttgtccgtgtctatatgtgccctgcgactgactggcgaccagtttcagggtgtagtccgcctttcgggtagggataggcttcagcgccCCGCAactctaaccaggataagcggtgttgaaaatggatgcatggatgggtTTATTAGGAAAGCTAATGGAGGTGGTTCTAGGTGGGTTGCAGGCAGTGGCGAGGacgggcggctggcttggcggcaggaatgacgtggatcaggaacacgggggtaACACTGAGAACGAGGAGAGACACGGCAGtcaaaaaagggaacgaggaatagtGAGGCTTACGTGAGGCAGTTGGGCCTTGGTAACGCTTGAAGAAgatgcaatactttggcgaggatttctgggaacaggcaggcttatatgcaggtggtgacgagggctgattggtgacaggtgcgcggcttgaggaaggagctgaaagagaggggaggggagagagagaggaagagagggCGCAAAGGgccatccaggctccaaaaacggtactgcagggcagtacatgacacCATGTGCGCAATGTGCATGCGTTGTTCATATTATAATATACTTTCATTACAACTTTTCCCTTTTCTCCAGGCTTGGTCCAAGTATGTAATGGCGCTGCAATTGCTGTTTCATGTGGTTCCATCTACAAGAGTTTTGCACAGTGTTTGCTGACACTCGGGGACAGTTTGGTGgaaacacaaaaagacaagGACACGCAGGACATTGACACAATCTGCAGGTGAGAATCAAGCTGTCACCATTGAAACCATTCACTAACTCTCGATACTCATCCCCAGTGACGCTTTGGAAATTTTTGATGCCGTAAGCAAGTTGTAAAAAGCGCCCTATGATTGACTGTCAGTCCAGTTAGTACCCAGcccctcgcccaaagtcaactggaataggttccagctcaccttgaaccctaatgaggacaattgttctagaaaatggacagatgcaaGTTGTAAAATTAGAATTACAGAGGAACATTTCCACTCTGTTGGTGGTATGTGTACTTCATGAATGGACGTTCACGGTTAATTTTTAGCTTTTGGATATGAAGACCACAGTCTAATAAAACCTTACATTTGCTGCTAGAGAAGAACATCCCtgtaacatttacagtatatgggtCCATAACTGGcggaacagtggacgactggttagagcgtcagcctcacagttctgaggtgcggggttcaatccccgtccccgcctgtgtggagtttgcatgttctccctgtgcctgcgtgggttttctccgggcactccggtttcctcccacatcccaaaaacatgcattaattggagactctaaattgcccgtaggcatgactatgagtgcgaatggttgtttgttggtatgtgccctgcgattggctggcaaccagttcagggtataccccgcctcctgcccgatgacagctgggataggctccagcacgcccgcgaccctagatgaggagaagcggctcagaaaatggatggatggattggtccATAACTATTTGTGtttctctaaaaaaaacatctaaatttAGTTTAATGCAGCATAATCACAAACAGGTATTAagacttttgctttgcagatTTCCACTTGTTGCTTGTTGTCGGAATTCCACTTTGGTAATATTATGTTAAATTTGACTTGTTTAAGTAGTACTTTGTTTATTAGTCTAACCACTGAAGCAAGTTATTGTTTTGTGCATATCACCTTGCCTTCTGAGCCATTTATACAAAACATGTCTTAAGTGAAAATGGATGTTGTTTGCTTGTTACCAGTTACTTGGGTAATATTATGTTAAATTTGACTTTGCTGCTTACTAGTAGCCCATCTATTGTATGTTATATTATGTTAGTAGTTTAACCCTAACCATAATTTGAAGGAATTgtatagcagtcagtgttagcgcaAAACCTTCAGGCGGGAAAAGCCTACCAAAACATTTGaagtttatttggggttaatcggaGGCACTTCAAATCTTGACtcctatttaacatgagtttgaatgtgattgtttaattctgaacacagtgcATCCCTATTCACTGTATGAgagtgtgcacacttttgcaacaTACTATCTGAGTTGTTTATCTTGTAATGCCCATCTCGAAAggatttctccccccccccaattgagttgtacaggttataggtcgcattatcattttattaatatcacaaaaacctagcaTTCAAACAATGTTGTGTAGATTTTTTATATCAACTGCACATGACAATGTCTGATGGCTTCTTTCTGCACCCAATTTGACTTACTTCTCTTCCTCTATCCTCAAAGGTCCTGGAATGACTTCCATATTTGTGCCAACACGGCCATGTCTGGCTGTCCCAGAGAAGCGGCAGCAGTGTGGGAGTCCCTAAGACAAGAGTCCAAGAAGGCCCAGTTCTCTGGAAACCT
This sequence is a window from Phycodurus eques isolate BA_2022a chromosome 2, UOR_Pequ_1.1, whole genome shotgun sequence. Protein-coding genes within it:
- the nrn1lb gene encoding neuritin 1-like b; this translates as MKSRAGVTALLLPIAFSISLVQVCNGAAIAVSCGSIYKSFAQCLLTLGDSLVETQKDKDTQDIDTICRSWNDFHICANTAMSGCPREAAAVWESLRQESKKAQFSGNLYNMCASLTTLAPSTVPAPLTPPTLDQTNQETLKGRTHQWSPSLTAMTLPICSTLIALLRI